CTTCAAATAAGGAGCTGTACCCATGTCTTATATATACATCTTGTGAGCCAATAAGAGTGCAAGAAATGGAATATTTTCCACACACAGATGTAATCTTTGCCATGTCCAGGTAACAGATTAAGGTACCCACCCCTCAAACTCTATGAAACAAGAGTGAAAAATTGATTACATTTGATCGGACAGGTAGTGGTCTATGACATTACAGACAATGTGAGATTaacaatttcttattttctggtCTTAGACATAATGCAGTAGAGATTGTCAAttggaaaagtgaaaaatatatGATTGTGTGTGACACTTATTTTCACTTCCTGGAAGATCCTTCTTGTAGATATGATGATGGTGTAGAACAGTGAATTTTGAAGAGCTAAAACCGGTACATGGTTGGGGACGTGGCTCAACATTGCCTTGTGGAAGAACCTCTGGTCtaattaaaaaaccattgatgGGTAAAGCATGGTCAGGGAAGaaatgaaaggaaagagaagagggtATAGAAGTTACTTCTTTAAATTATTGGAAGTGTGTTTTTTGTGCGAGAGATTGGCTCCCGCAACAGCACCCTTGTTGAAGTCTCTCGCTTTCTCTGTATAAAATGGCCTACCTACTACCAATGTTTTATAAATAGAACCAAAAGAGAGCACTAATTGGGTTTCATGTAGGTGTAGGAGACTCTTGGATGGAGAACACTTTCCCCAAGTTATTTTATAAAATTGCGTCAATTATTATAAGATGTGATTGGATACTAAAAATTATGGATTTCATTTGGATTCAATTATGCTTATTGAGATATTTATCAGGATACCGTATGAATTGGGTTGAGAGCTTAATAGATAGATTTGTGTTTATATACCGAAATTCAAATGCTCTTCATATCCTTAAAAATTAAGATAATCGTTTTAACTGAAAAGAAAAGGGTAGAAAGTATGCTAAATGATTTCCTAGCCCATGCACCCGGTGCACAAGGGCATCAATAAGGGTTGAGCTTTTTGTATTTTGCCTAATTGATACCAATGTGGATTGGCCTTGTCTTGGTAGATCGTATAATTTTGCCATCGAATTTTAACCCTCAATAGACACTGATACCGGAGAACTCCTACCGATATTGGTAttagcatggttttaagtatcggtgcgtatcgtgttGTATTggtcgatacgtatccgtatcggtaggtatcggcacgatacataccgatacgtatccgtatcggtaggtatcggcacgatacataccgatacgtatcatgaaaattttaaaacccttatgtatcgatacgtatcctacgatacacaccgatacgcacagatacaccaccgatatgcatcgatacgcaccgatacgtatcgatactctaaGTGAAATgcacgtttcggtatgtatcggtatgtattggtacgtatcggtgcgtatcggtatgtatcgaccgatacacaccgatacgtaccgatacggtcataaaatggccaaaatgggtaattttttagaaaaacataattttttgaggtgtttttgttttaaagttactgccaaccatttttctctctaactaaagtggaaatcaaggttgggaacaaggattttacatttatgggacaattacaaaccttggattcttagtgcgatactctcaatttactgtttatgcataatacatgttatatataactttttttaactttttttttttatacaaatgtgtataaaaaagtgtttcctatccatttatgtgcgtatttttagcgtatcttagtgtatctctgatacgatacgataccctccgatacgtatcttaattttgaccgaccgatacgacgaccgataccgatactttaatccttgggtattAGTCTCCAACGATACTGATATTGATTCGTATTGGCTGATATGCTAATATAGTAATATTATACAGATGCAGGATTCGATATGGATCAAACCATTGACATGATATTGGACAATTTTACCCCTTATTTTTCTTATCCTTGTTCCGTACCGTGACACCGATACAGGATCCGAACGATCGGCCAGGTGGTCCGATCCGAAACCGATATCTCAAACCATCAAAGAACATCCAGAATTCAGCCACGTGGAAGACTTGCAATAAAGCCTAATTCTTGGGAATCTCTGGCTAGTGGCTAGGATTCGCTCGGCCTTTTTCATTTCGAGCAGAAAACCGCGAAGTCTCTGCTCCCGGGAAGTCTCCCGAAGTCCCAACGCCCACCCTCCAACTACCGACGGTTGTCCCCGGAAATGGTTTCCGTAATATCGTTCAGTTCTGTTAGTCCCCATTTCCACTCCCATCATAGAAGTGTCACTTTCCAACCACCGTCTCGCCTGAAAACCTGTACTTTCCGGTGTAGTGGAAACAACCAAACCACTAGTAATTCTAGTTCATCGACCAAGGCAGCCTCCGAATCTGACAACGTGTTACTTAGACTGGCCTGGTATGGCTCCGAGCTGCTTGGGATTGCAGCGTCGTTTATCCGTTCGCCGTCAAATACTGGAGCTCCCGCCAAAGAGCTTGAGCTTCCGGAAGATGGAGAGGGAGTGGTTGATCGTACCCAAGTTGTCGAAACCATTAAGGACGACTTCCAAAGATCGTATTTTGTTACAGGTTTGGACTTTGTTGATCTCACTGACATGTTTGAATGATTTCTACACCTTCTGAACAtagtttattttttcaattgagACCATTTTCTTATTGTTGAGTTGAGTTCacaattgattttgattttgtacATTTCCGAGATACATGTAGTACTAAAGTTctgctaaaccctaaagcttTGTGTTTCGATCTTTTTTGCCTTATGGGTTCATGAATTACCAGTTCTTGCCATCGTTAAAGGTATCTGCAACCAATGTACAACTACATGACACTTGTGTTCTAACTGGCAATCTTACACTACTTTCAGGAAATCTGACTCTCGCTGCATATGAAGAAGACTGTGAATTTGCTGATCCAGCAGGTTCCTTTAGAGGGCTTCGACGTTTCAAAAGGAACTGTTCCAATTTTGGTTCCTTAATTGAGAAGTCAAATATGAAACTTATGAAGTGGGAGGACTTTGAGGTGAGTCCAGCACTTCCACCCAGTTTAGCTTTCTAATGCTGTACCAGTTGAACTAAGAAACTAAGCAAATACATGGAGGAGTAGTATTTAGTTATATAATTTGAGAAAACTGGTGATATCAATCGTACACTGCTACAGGATAAGGGAATTGGACATTGGCGTTTCAGTTGCATATTGTTGTTTCCATGGAGACCCATTCTTTCTGGTATGCTTGGCTCTGCCAATCGGAGTAACTATATCTCATATTAAATTTTCCTTCATTAGCATCATCTTCCTTATTATATGAAGTTGATGCTATGAAACTTCAGTATCACACATTAATTTAGCCCGATCAGATCCCAAACTCAGTATTATGTTAATCTCCTTTTGTGTTCATAATTCCTCTACAGCTACCGGATATACAGAGTATTATTTCGACGCTCATTCTGGAAGGGTGTGCAGGTGAAGTTTTGTAGAGATTAGACCAGATGAttcatattatttttctcttttcaacCGGTTCCCAATAATTCTGATTATCTCTGTTGGTTTTCAATCAGGCACGTAGAGCGCTGGAATGTTCCAAAAATGACTCTACTGAAACAAATACTAAAGCCTAGCCGGGGCCTTCGGAGTAAGAAGTCTGCAAATTGAAGGGCTAGGAAAGCTTTCATGAGCTCATGAAGATCTTGTTTATTCATCAGTTTCCAATCATTGAAACAATAAACCGGTTGctggaaagagaggaaatagaaaaaagagaagcaaCTGTCTCCATTAAGATTAGCCGACCTCTTTATAGCCTCTGATTTGCTCAATAACCCACACATCAGAACCATGGAAGAGCATAAGCATTCTGGAAATACGTAAGAAGATAATTTACTCTATATTATGGTGTCGATTGTAGAATTATGTGAGAATGTAGTGCTTATATCTTGCTTGTTTTCAGTCAAAATGTAGATATATAGCCTGTCTGAACTACCCTGATTCTAAAAATTAATTCAGGAATTCTTGATTATGAACAAGTTCATCGCGTCCTAAAGATTTAATGGGCGTGGGATTTTGTTTTAAATCTGGTTTCAGATCACTAAAACATGGCCATAGGAAAGTAATGCTTTACCCctgttttgatgattttgttttctagttttttcTTCAGCAATTAAACTATATTGACATTACGAACAGGAAGATTAtacatcaaaaaagaaaaaaatattgaattaaaatttcgattgaagattttctgtttttacCCTTTTGGTTACAAAACCGGTGAGTAATATTTTTCGTTTTGTTCCAAGACATCAAGGATCTCTGTCCTGCTCCTCACGATCCGGTGAAACATTTCTCTGAGTTGCCTCTGTAATGGAAGTAATCCTTCCTCCATCTTCCTACACATCTCCGCCAACTCAGTCACCTGCACACTTATCTCCTCCAATTTCTCCTCTTCCGCCGGGAACTGAATTGAGTCTGCGAACTCTATCAACAATTGGCCGCACTTCTCCAACCTCTGCATCTCATCCAGTAACCCagtggatttcttcttctccttcttcttccattcctctGCGATCCTTTCTTGCAAACCAATTATGGGTCCCGCCCAGCTCAGCTGCCTAGGCAGCGCGAAGTGACTCAGGAGTCCGGACCGATCCTGACACGGAATCGTCGCCACCAAGGTCCACGTTACGAACACCAGAACGGTGCTCATGATGAAGACCGGCATGGCCATTCCCGTGGGGTCCGTCCCACGTGGCATCATTAGATTGGAGCACATCGCCTGGATTTGTTTGGAAGCTGACCAGCTCTTCGGAACGCTCCACGAAGTGAACAGCCGGGGAGGTCCGGCAGTGCGCTCCTTGGCGGCAGCGACTGCGGCAGCGGCTGCTGCAGCG
The window above is part of the Macadamia integrifolia cultivar HAES 741 unplaced genomic scaffold, SCU_Mint_v3 scaffold1002, whole genome shotgun sequence genome. Proteins encoded here:
- the LOC122062354 gene encoding uncharacterized protein LOC122062354, with the translated sequence MVSVISFSSVSPHFHSHHRSVTFQPPSRLKTCTFRCSGNNQTTSNSSSSTKAASESDNVLLRLAWYGSELLGIAASFIRSPSNTGAPAKELELPEDGEGVVDRTQVVETIKDDFQRSYFVTGNLTLAAYEEDCEFADPAGSFRGLRRFKRNCSNFGSLIEKSNMKLMKWEDFEDKGIGHWRFSCILLFPWRPILSATGYTEYYFDAHSGRVCRHVERWNVPKMTLLKQILKPSRGLRSKKSAN